The Arachis hypogaea cultivar Tifrunner chromosome 19, arahy.Tifrunner.gnm2.J5K5, whole genome shotgun sequence genome has a window encoding:
- the LOC112779188 gene encoding lectin: MASNSKIPLYLPLLASMAIFLILLHSVNSVDVTTFLFDRFDQNNENLIIQGDASVSSNGALQLTRVDSSGVPQGGSVGRALYSEPISLYDKSTGAVASIFTSFIFLISSPSDTPGDGLTFFLASPDTTIPPNSGGGYLGLFSASNALNNTRKELVGFKSTSDKVVAVEFDTYPNLNLGDPDYKHIGIDVNSIKSEVTAEWDFQNGEPVAVTIFYDPYAKTLRVFASYPNGYNVDFTHDIDLTTVLPEQVRVGFSGATGQYSQINNIISWSFGSILGKSFKVEKGGIASVV; the protein is encoded by the coding sequence ATGGCGTCTAACTCCAAAATACCCTTATACCTTCCCCTTCTTGCCTCCATGGCCATCTTCCTCATCCTACTCCACAGTGTGAACTCAGTGGATGTCACCACTTTCCTCTTCGACAGGTTCGATCAAAATAACGAGAATCTCATCATCCAAGGTGACGCTTCCGTTTCAAGCAACGGAGCCTTGCAACTCACTAGGGTTGACAGCAGTGGCGTCCCACAAGGAGGTAGCGTCGGCCGAGCCTTGTACTCCGAACCCATTTCGCTCTACGATAAATCCACCGGAGCAGTAGCGTCCATATTCACCTCCTTtatcttcctcatttcttcaccTTCTGATACCCCGGGTGACGGCCTTACCTTCTTCCTCGCTTCGCCGGATACTACTATCCCTCCTAACTCCGGTGGTGGCTACCTTGGCCTCTTTAGCGCCTCGAATGCGCTCAACAACACGCGCAAAGAGCTCGTTGGTTTTAAATCCACATCTGACAAAGTTGTTGCTGTTGAATTTGATACGTACCCTAATCTCAATCTCGGGGATCCCGATTACAAACACATCGGAATTGATGTGAACTCTATTAAGTCGGAAGTTACCGCTGAATGGGACTTTCAAAATGGAGAACCGGTGGCGGTAACAATATTCTATGATCCCTATGCCAAGACTCTTAGAGTTTTTGCTTCTTACCCTAATGGTTACAACGTTGACTTCACTCATGACATAGATTTGACCACTGTTCTTCCTGAACAAGTTAGGGTAGGGTTCTCTGGTGCCACTGGACAGTACtcacaaattaataacataatatcTTGGTCTTTTGGTTCAATTTTAGGGAAAAGCTTCAAGGTTGAGAAAGGTGGTATTGCAAGTGTTGTGTAA